In one Grus americana isolate bGruAme1 chromosome 1, bGruAme1.mat, whole genome shotgun sequence genomic region, the following are encoded:
- the SMCO3 gene encoding single-pass membrane and coiled-coil domain-containing protein 3, whose translation MALSDLFYPDNPKRRQELIHLHQELLNCMSINFRATNELAGVLNEHLGCTITYIQMRESSTVKENCDIIIRAMTEIQHQVQKIDSDMKEKLEPVLYQKLYDIKEPELEKIAIAHKVFSIVLGEATSTAGMVAIKLLGSNLITLTVSKLVSLLAQIGASVLGGISITILGLGIEMILHAILGAVERNQLLEAVRSYEKHLAEFKAASEKYQRAIREVTSLVRQQVQ comes from the coding sequence ATGGCGCTGAGTGACCTGTTTTACCCAGATAACCCCAAAAGACGGCAAGAACTGATCCATCTGCACCAGGAATTGCTCAACTGCATGTCCATAAATTTCCGTGCAACAAATGAGCTGGCTGGAGTGCTGAATGAACACCTGGGCTGTACCATCACCTACATTCAAATGAGAGAGAGCAGCACTGTCAAGGAAAACTGTGACATTATCATTCGAGCGATGACTGAGATTCAGCATCAGGTACAGAAGATTGATAGTGACATGAAGGAAAAGCTAGAGCCTGTGCTGTACCAGAAGCTGTATGACATCAAAGAGCCTGAGTTGGAGAAAATTGCAATAGCCCATAAAGTTTTTTCCATTGTTCTTGGAGAAGCGACTTCAACAGCTGGGATGGTAGCTATCAAACTACTTGGCTCCAATCTTATAACTCTCACTGTCAGCAAGCTGGTGAGTCTCCTCGCGCAGATTGGGGCATCTGTTCTTGGGGGAATCAGCATCACCATTCTCGGGCTTGGCATTGAAATGATCCTCCACGCCATCCTGGGAGCCGTGGAGAGGAATCAACTTCTGGAAGCTGTGAGAAGCTACGAGAAGCACCTGGCTGAGTTCAAAGCAGCCTCAGAAAAGTACCAGCGTGCCATACGTGAAGTGACTTCTTTGGTGAGACAGCAGGTTCAGTGA
- the WBP11 gene encoding WW domain-binding protein 11 has product MGRRSTSSTKSGKFMNPTDQARKEARKRELKKNKKQRMMVRAAVLKMKDPKQIIRDMEKLDEMEFNPVQQPQLNEKVLKDKRKKLRETFERILRLYEKENPDIYKELRKLEVEYEQKRSQLSQYFDAVKNAQHVEVESIPLPDMPHAPSNILIQDIPLPGAQPPSILKKTSAYGPPVRSISVLPPPGLGVPRLPPGRKPPGPPPGPPPPQVLQMYGRKVGFTLEIGPRRREEEISYSSEAGQRGHDDDMSSTSEDEGYPEDMDQDKHDESSDDSDSDRSDADSEGEDFLHRDNDKEREGGEEKKSGHSVRFADMPGKSRKKKKNMKELTPLQAMMLRMAGQEIPEEGREVEEYSEEEEEEEEDSESEETSQQQQQQLSEEALAETRSSTATSQTQQQQPPSQPVPPTQIQAPPMPGPPPLGPPPAPPLRPPGPPTGLPPGPPPGAPPFLRPPGLPGLRGPLPRLLPPGPPPGRPPGPPPGPPPGLPPGPPPRGPPPRLPPPAPPGIPPPRPGMLRPPLVPPLGPAPPGLFPPAPIPNPGVLSAPPSLIQRPKADDTSAATIEKKATATISAKPQITNPKAEITRFVPTALRVRRENKGASAASQRKQDDEPALPLTKAAPKAGSSAPISVQTKDDVYEAFMKEMEGLL; this is encoded by the exons ATGGGGCGGAGATCTACATCATCCACCAAGAGTGGGAAGTTTATGAATCCCACAGATCAGGCCC GGAAGGAAGCTCGGAAAAGGGAGCTAAAGAAG AACAAAAAGCAGCGAATGATGGTACGAGCAGCTGTACTGAAGATGAAAGATCCAAAGCAGATTATCCGGGACATGGAAAAATTGGATGAGATGG AGTTTAACCCAGTACAGCAGCCACAACTTAATGAAAAAGTGCTAAAGGATAAACGCAAAAAACTCCGTGAGACTTTTGAGCGCATTTTGCGGCTCTACGAGAAGGAGAATCCTGACATCTATAAAGAACTGCGCAAGTTGGAAGTGGAGTATGAGCAGAAGAGATCACAACTCAGCCAGTATTTTGATGCTGTCAAG AACGCTCAGCATGTTGAAGTGGAAAGTATCCCCTTACCAGATATGCCGCATGCTCCCTCCAATATCCTCATACAGGACATTCCCCTTCCAGGGGCCCAACCACCTTCTATCCTCAAGAAGACATCAGCCTATGg ACCACCAGTTCGGTCCATTTCTGTACTTCCTCCTCCGGGGCTTGGTGTTCCGCGTTTACCTCCAGGCAGGAAGCCCCCTGGACCTCCTCCAGGGCCACCCCCACCTCAAGTCTTACAGATGTATGGTCGTAAAGTGGGTTTCACCTTGGAGATAGGTCCTCGAAGGCGAGAAGAGGAGATTTCTTACAGTTCTGAAGCAG GACAGCGAGGGCATGATGACGATATGTCCAGTACCAGTGAAGATGAAGGTTATCCTGAGGATATGGATCAAGACAAGCATGATGAGAGTAGTGATGATAGTGACAGCGACAGGTCAGATGCAGACAGTGAAGGCGAGGACTTCCTGCATCGTGATAATGACAAGGAGAGGGAAGGTGGCgaagaaaagaaatcag gtcaTAGCGTACGGTTTGCAGACATGCCTGGGAAGTCacgaaaaaagaaaaagaacatgaaagaaCTGACTCCACTCCAGGCCATGATGTTACGAATGGCAG GTCAGGAAATTccagaagaagggagagaagtGGAGGAATATtcagaagaagaggaggaggaagaggaggactcGGAGTCCGAAGAGACAtcacagcaacagcaacaacaactcAGTGAGGAAGCTCTTGCAGAAACTAGGTCATCTACTGCAACTTCCCagacacaacagcagcaacCGCCTTCGCAGCCTGTTCCTCCAACTCAGATACAGGCACCTCCTATGCCTGGGCCACCTCCGCTTGGACCACCTCCAGCCCCTCCACTGAGGCCCCCAGGCCCACCCACCGGCCTTCCTCCTGGCCCTCCACCAG GAGCTCCTCCGTTCCTGAGACCTCCTGGCTTACCAGGACTGCGTGGGCCTTTACCTCGACTTCTACCACCAGGCCCTCCACCTGGGCGACCACCGGGCCCTCCCCCAGGCCCCCCACCAGGTCTGCCCCCAGGTCCTCCTCCACGTGGACCACCTCCTCGcctgccccctcctgccccaccag GTATCCCTCCTCCTCGCCCAGGCATGTTACGGCCACCTCTGGTGCCTCCATTAGGACCTGCCCCACCTGGCCTCTTCCCACCAGCTCCCATTCCAAATCCTGGGGTACTGAGTGCCCCACCGAGCTTGATTCAGCGTCCCAAGGCGGATGACACCAGTGCGGCCACCATCGAGAAGAAAGCTACAGCCACTATCAGTGCCAAGCCGCAGATCACTAATCCCAAGGCAGAGATCACTCgctttgtgcccactgccttGCGAGTGCGCCGGGAGAATAAAGGggcttctgctgcctcccagagaAAACAGGATGATGAGCCTGCTCTCCCATTAACCAAAGCTGCCCCTAAAGCTGGATCATCTGCCCCTATCTCTGTACAGACAAAGGATGATGTGTATGAAGCCTTCATGAAGGAAATGGAAGGTCTCCTGTGA
- the ART4 gene encoding ecto-ADP-ribosyltransferase 4 isoform X1, whose protein sequence is MPVLLASLLLLIFLQRLAVSHLMMDMALHSFDDQYLGCREQVMEELERGDYFQKEIAANKDYLSLWKKAREALLKSPVGLLREMHESHAIVLMAYTMNSSLHSQLNWATSTAGSSPEHYRDNFSFKYFHFYLTTAIQIMKQWQSSKESMGKHKCYRVHRGVKDLHIEAMVGSRVRFGRFTSTSRLWNEAQKFGNETLFTVTTCLGAAVQGFSYYTSEKEVLIPPYEVFLVKSFFRTQHGNRLHLHSVGNYSKYHCQLVEASRKKNSGSTALASAFLPSVVGVFMCLAHND, encoded by the exons ATGCCAGTGCTGCTAGCCAGCCTTCTGTTGCTGATCTTCTTGCAAAGGCTG GCTGTGTCCCACCTCATGATGGATATGGCGCTGCATTCCTTTGATGACCAGTATCTGGGGTGCAGAGAGCAGGTGATGGAAGAACTGGAGCGAGGAGACTATTTCCAAAAGGAAATAGCTGCTAACAAGGACTATTTAAGTCTCTGGAAGAAGGCTCGGGAGGCTTTGCTAAAGAGCCCTGTAGGTCTCCTGAGGGAGATGCATGAGAGCCATGCCATAGTCCTCATGGCTTACACCATGAACTCTTCCCTGCACTCTCAGTTGAACTGGGCCACATCTACAGCAGGAAGCTCTCCGGAGCACTACAGAGACAACTTcagtttcaaatattttcacttttaccTAACGACTGCTATCCAGATAATGAAGCAATGGCAGAGCAGCAAGGAGAGCATGGGGAAACATAAGTGCTACCGGGTGCACAGGGGTGTAAAGGACTTGCATATCGAGGCCATGGTAGGCAGCAGGGTGCGATTTGGCCGTTTCACCTCCACCTCCCGCCTCTGGAATGAAGCACAGAAGTTTGGGAATGAAACTTTGTTCACAGTGACCACTTGCCTGGGAGCAGCTGTGCAAGGTTTTTCTTACTACACATCTGAGAAGGAAGTCCTCATTCCCCCTTATGAGGTATTCCTTGTCAAAAGCTTCTTTCGGACACAGCATGGTAACCGACTGCATCTGCATTCTGTGGGGAACTACAGCAAGTACCACTGCCAGCTCGTGGAAG CTTCAAGAAAGAAGAACAGTGGTTCCACTGCCCTCGCCTCTGCCTTTCTTCCTAGTGTAGTTGGAGTTTTCATGTGCTTGGCCCACAATGACTGA
- the ART4 gene encoding ecto-ADP-ribosyltransferase 4 isoform X2, which yields MMDMALHSFDDQYLGCREQVMEELERGDYFQKEIAANKDYLSLWKKAREALLKSPVGLLREMHESHAIVLMAYTMNSSLHSQLNWATSTAGSSPEHYRDNFSFKYFHFYLTTAIQIMKQWQSSKESMGKHKCYRVHRGVKDLHIEAMVGSRVRFGRFTSTSRLWNEAQKFGNETLFTVTTCLGAAVQGFSYYTSEKEVLIPPYEVFLVKSFFRTQHGNRLHLHSVGNYSKYHCQLVEASRKKNSGSTALASAFLPSVVGVFMCLAHND from the exons ATGATGGATATGGCGCTGCATTCCTTTGATGACCAGTATCTGGGGTGCAGAGAGCAGGTGATGGAAGAACTGGAGCGAGGAGACTATTTCCAAAAGGAAATAGCTGCTAACAAGGACTATTTAAGTCTCTGGAAGAAGGCTCGGGAGGCTTTGCTAAAGAGCCCTGTAGGTCTCCTGAGGGAGATGCATGAGAGCCATGCCATAGTCCTCATGGCTTACACCATGAACTCTTCCCTGCACTCTCAGTTGAACTGGGCCACATCTACAGCAGGAAGCTCTCCGGAGCACTACAGAGACAACTTcagtttcaaatattttcacttttaccTAACGACTGCTATCCAGATAATGAAGCAATGGCAGAGCAGCAAGGAGAGCATGGGGAAACATAAGTGCTACCGGGTGCACAGGGGTGTAAAGGACTTGCATATCGAGGCCATGGTAGGCAGCAGGGTGCGATTTGGCCGTTTCACCTCCACCTCCCGCCTCTGGAATGAAGCACAGAAGTTTGGGAATGAAACTTTGTTCACAGTGACCACTTGCCTGGGAGCAGCTGTGCAAGGTTTTTCTTACTACACATCTGAGAAGGAAGTCCTCATTCCCCCTTATGAGGTATTCCTTGTCAAAAGCTTCTTTCGGACACAGCATGGTAACCGACTGCATCTGCATTCTGTGGGGAACTACAGCAAGTACCACTGCCAGCTCGTGGAAG CTTCAAGAAAGAAGAACAGTGGTTCCACTGCCCTCGCCTCTGCCTTTCTTCCTAGTGTAGTTGGAGTTTTCATGTGCTTGGCCCACAATGACTGA